The region TAAAAGAAAGGTTCATGTTTTAAGGGAATAGCCGTTTCGGGCTTCATGAAAATGACCGGGTCGTCGGGCTGTTCATTATTAAGCTCCTTTATGTGTTCGACGTAATTACGGCCAACGCAGATAATTTTCATAGACATAAAGCGGGTAAATCCCGCCATTGGTTAAAGCTCACGGAGATTTTTTAGCATAGTGACTTTAGCGCCGAGGTATAAGTCTATACGCTATTAAACCTAGCCAAATGACGCAAATCTAAGGACTAAAGAGGGGGCTACCGCATGGCTTCTAAAATTTTTGAACAATTGTAGTACTTTGCCGGTCATATATCGTCAGAATACTCTACCAAACAATACACAAACTATGAGAAAAGTCATAATTGCCATGTTGTCAATCGCTTTTGCCGTAACGGCCTGCGAGAAAGTGCCCCTGACTGGACGCAAGCAATTAATCCTGGTGCCGAATAATGATATGCTATCCATGAGTTTTACTCAGTACAAAGCATTTCTGGATACCAGTCGGGTCGTCCCTACATCAAGCGGAGACGCTGAGATGGTGAGTCGAGTTGGTAACCGCATCCGCCAGGCTGTTGAAAGTTACATGAATAGTAATGGCTATGCCAAGCGGCTTGAAGGGTTCCAGTGGGAGTATCATCTGGTTCAGAGTAATCAGGTAAATGCCTGGTGTATGCCAGGGGGTAAAATTGTTGTTTACTCGGGTATTCTTCCATACACCAAAAACGAAGCCGGTTTGGCAACAGTATTAGGCCATGAGGTATCACACGCCATTGCTGAGCATGGTAACGAACGCATGAGTGAAGGGCTGGTGGCAAACGGATTGCTACAGGCGGGTCAGGTAGCCACGGGTATTGGCACATCCGGGAAAAGTGCCCAAACACAGGCTATCTTCCAGCAGGCGTTTGGTGTTGTTGGCCCATTAGCTTATCAATACGGCGTTGGTCTGCCTCACAGCCGTAAGCAGGAGTCAGAAGCCGATCACCTGGGGCTGATTTTTATGTCGATGGCGGGCTACGATCCAAACGAGGCCATTACGTTCTGGCAGCGCATGGCTCAGGCAAGTGGTGGCAAAGCACCTGCCGAATTCCTGTCAGATCACCCATCGGATGAACGTCGGATTGCCGACTTGAAAAAACTGCTTCCCGACGCGCAAAAGTATTACGCCCGGCGGTAGTTTCGCGATCAACAAACAAAAAAGCCAGAGTTTTCGCTCTGGCTTTTTTGTACCCGACAGCTTCTAGCTGTCGGTCGGTATATAAATGGTTTAATTACACACCGACAGCCTCTGGCTGTCGGGTACATTATAGGGCTTCAACAACCTGACGTACTTTCTCCGCTGCTTCTTTCAGCAAGACAGCCGACTGTACTTTCAGGCCTGATTCATCAATGATTTTGGCGCCTTCTTCGGCATTTGTACCTTGTAAGCGAACAATGATAGGCACCGGAATATCGCCGATGGCTTTGTACGCTTCAACAACACCCGTAGCTACGCGGTCGCAGCGAACGATACCACCGAAGATGTTGATCAGGATAGCCTTCACGTTCGGGTCTTTCAGGATAATCCGGAAACCAGCTTCAACGGTTTTGGCATTTGCACCACCCCCAACATCGAGGAAGTTGGCAGGTTCACCACCCGACAGTTTAATGATGTCCATCGTAGCCATAGCCAGACCAGCACCGTTTACCATGCAACCCACGTTACCGTCGAGTTTAA is a window of Spirosoma linguale DSM 74 DNA encoding:
- a CDS encoding peptidase M48 Ste24p (PFAM: peptidase M48 Ste24p~KEGG: ppd:Ppro_3278 peptidase M48, Ste24p), which translates into the protein MRKVIIAMLSIAFAVTACEKVPLTGRKQLILVPNNDMLSMSFTQYKAFLDTSRVVPTSSGDAEMVSRVGNRIRQAVESYMNSNGYAKRLEGFQWEYHLVQSNQVNAWCMPGGKIVVYSGILPYTKNEAGLATVLGHEVSHAIAEHGNERMSEGLVANGLLQAGQVATGIGTSGKSAQTQAIFQQAFGVVGPLAYQYGVGLPHSRKQESEADHLGLIFMSMAGYDPNEAITFWQRMAQASGGKAPAEFLSDHPSDERRIADLKKLLPDAQKYYARR